The proteins below are encoded in one region of Festucalex cinctus isolate MCC-2025b chromosome 2, RoL_Fcin_1.0, whole genome shotgun sequence:
- the nt5dc2 gene encoding 5'-nucleotidase domain-containing protein 2 — MSLKIAATPLARSLWSGGSRKQVNRACCVTLRGHDGTKERSSCSSGGPRGDVQSRSEAPHQPQAAPTAAPPAAGQRAEDPAGPPGVTGARRRASTSTATAAPQVDQKTYMWARYADLRRLVHDLIPPGACKSLNSSAIYANNEVSLAEVDIYGFDYDYTLALYSNALNTMIYNTARDFLIENFKYPEGILKYDYIPNFAARGLHYDIQKGLLMKIDAFHYIQSGTVYRGLSPVPDEEVLKLYGGTFHIPLQLDSGFYGKGPKVKQFMDIFSIPEMTLLAVANDFFITNDIDYDPVHLSKDVSEAIGMVHIKGFMYKWIMQDLDKFIMRGEETDAVLHRLVSHGKKLFLITNSPFSFVDKGMTHMVGKEWRDFFDVIIVQADKPHFFTDCVKPFRRLDGNGDLRWEKISSLDKGHIYKQGNLIDFLRLTGWRGSKVLYFGDHLYSDLADLTLRHGWRTGAIVPELEHETKVVSTDRYAVSLTWLQALTGLMERLQTHRDPDSKQVFDEWQKEREELRVMTKNLFNPQFGSIFRTCHNPTYFSRRLSRFSDIYMASLSCLLNYDFSHTFYPRRTPLQHEAPLWMDQLCTGCMKTPFLEEMAQIR, encoded by the exons ATGTCGCTGAAAATCGCGGCCACACCGCTGGCCCGCAGCCTCTGGAGTGGAGGAAGCCGAAAACAAGTCAACCGCGCCTGCTGCGTCACTTTACGCGGTCACGACGGGACAAAGGAGCGAAGTAGTTGCTCCTCCGGGGGCCCGAGGGGCGACGTGCAGTCGCGCAGCGAGGCGCCCCACCAGCCCCAGGCGGCCCCCACGGCGGCTCCTCCGGCGGCCGGACAGCGAGCCGAGGATCCGGCGGGCCCACCCGGCGTGACAGGCGCCAGGAGGCGGGCGTCCACGTCCACTGCCACCGCGGCACCCCAAGTAGACCAGAAAACCTACATGTGGGCTCGCTACGCTGACCTGAGACGGCTGGTCCACG ATTTAATTCCACCCGGCGCATGCAAGTCCCTCAACTCGTCGGCCATCTACGCCAACAACGAGGTCAGCTTGGCCGAGGTGGACATCTACGGTTTTGACTACGACTACACGCTGGCTCTGTATTCCAATGCGCTCAACACCATGATTTACAACACGGCCAGGGACTTCCTCATCGAGAACTTCAAG TACCCCGAAGGAATCCTCAAGTACGATTACATTCCCAACTTTGCAGCACGTGGCCTTCACTACGATATCCAAAAG GGTCTCCTGATGAAGATAGACGCTTTTCATTACATTCAATCAGGAACAGTATACAG GGGTCTGAGCCCTGTGCCAGACGAGGAGGTCCTCAAGCTCTACGGGGGAACTTTCCACATCCCTCTGCAACTGGATAGTGGCTTCTATGGAAAA GGCCCGAAGGTGAAACAGTTTATGGACATTTTCTCCATCCCTGAGATGACCCTCTTGGCTGTGGCAAATGATTTCTTCATCACCAACGACATCGATTACGATCCAGTTCACCTCTCCAAAGATGTCTCA GAAGCGATCGGCATGGTCCACATCAAAGGCTTCATGTACAAGTGGATCATGCAAGACCTTG ACAAGTTCATTATGAGAGGCGAAGAGACTGACGCCGTCCTGCACCGACTCGTCAGTCATGGGAAGAAACTTTTCCTCATCACCAACAGTCCCTTCAGCTTTGT GGATAAAGGCATGACGCACATGGTGGGCAAAGAGTGGAGAGACTTCTTTGACGTCATCATCGTGCAGGCGGACAAGCCGCACTTCTTCACCGACTGTGTCAA ACCCTTCCGGCGTCTGGATGGAAACGGGGACCTTCGCTGGGAAAAGATCAGCAGTTTAGACAAAGGCCACATCTACAAACAG GGAAACCTGATTGACTTTCTCAGGTTGACGGGCTGGCGAGGATCCAAGGTGCTTTACTTTGGAGACCATCTTTACAGCGACTTGGCT GACCTGACGCTACGACACGGCTGGCGCACCGGCGCCATCGTACCCGAACTGGAGCATGAAACCAAAGTGGTGAGCACGGACCGCTATGCTGTCAGCCTCACTTGGCTGCAAGCCCTCACCGGCCTGATGGAACGATTGCAG ACGCACCGTGACCCGGACTCCAAACAGGTGTTTGACGAGTGGCAGAAGGAGCGAGAAGAACTCAG GGTGATGACGAAGAACTTGTTCAACCCTCAGTTCGGCAGCATCTTCCGAACGTGCCACAACCCCACGTACTTTTCCCGCCGGCTGTCTCGCTTCTCCGACATCTACATGGCCTCCCTCAGCTGCCTTCTCAACTACGACTTCTCGCACACCTTCTACCCGCGCCGCACCCCTCTGCAGCACGAGGCGCCGCTGTGGATGGACCAGCTCTGCACCGGATGCATGAAAACACCCTTCCTGGAGGAGATGGCTCAAATTCGTTGA